The Candidatus Oleimmundimicrobium sp. genome has a segment encoding these proteins:
- a CDS encoding phosphopentomutase produces MQKSKFNRAIIIVLDSVGVGELPDAYKYGDKGSNTLANTAKAVRGLKLPNFQKLGFGNIIDVEGVEPSRTPLTSFGKMAEKSAGKDTTTGHWELMGLHLPNPFPVYPNGFPKEVIDEFEKKIGRKILCNKPASGTEIIKKLGEKHVKTGYPIVYTSADSVFQIAAHKEVVSLNELYKMCEIARNILRGKHSVCRVIARPFTGKPGSFVRTSERRDYSVKPPGKTVLDYAIDAGLKVFAVGKISEIFVNQGITEVVHIDNNMDGVDKTLAYMDKKDKGIIFTNLVDFDMLWGHRNNPEGYAKGLEDVDKRIPEIIENLKPNDILIFTADHGCDPTTPNTDHSREYVPLLVYGERIKPGVNLGIRKSFSDLGKTVAELMGFKALVEGESFAEIIVI; encoded by the coding sequence TTGCAAAAATCAAAATTTAATCGAGCAATAATCATAGTGTTAGACAGTGTAGGTGTTGGAGAGCTTCCTGATGCTTACAAGTATGGCGATAAGGGAAGTAACACACTTGCGAACACCGCCAAAGCAGTTAGAGGGTTAAAACTTCCCAACTTTCAAAAGCTCGGCTTTGGAAATATCATCGACGTTGAAGGCGTTGAGCCGTCAAGAACCCCATTGACCTCATTTGGCAAAATGGCCGAGAAATCAGCAGGCAAAGACACAACCACAGGTCACTGGGAGCTTATGGGGCTCCACCTTCCCAATCCCTTTCCGGTTTATCCAAATGGTTTTCCAAAAGAAGTAATTGATGAATTTGAAAAGAAAATCGGCCGAAAAATTTTATGCAACAAACCTGCTTCCGGCACCGAAATAATTAAAAAATTGGGCGAAAAACACGTAAAAACAGGGTATCCCATAGTTTATACATCGGCAGATAGCGTTTTCCAAATTGCCGCGCACAAAGAGGTTGTTTCGTTAAATGAGCTTTATAAGATGTGTGAAATTGCTCGAAATATCTTAAGAGGCAAGCACAGCGTTTGCCGGGTAATTGCCAGGCCCTTCACAGGAAAACCGGGTAGTTTTGTTCGTACATCTGAGCGACGTGATTATTCCGTCAAACCTCCAGGCAAAACAGTTTTAGACTATGCGATAGATGCGGGATTAAAAGTGTTTGCTGTCGGCAAAATAAGCGAGATATTTGTCAACCAGGGAATAACTGAGGTGGTGCACATCGATAACAATATGGATGGGGTAGATAAAACGCTGGCTTATATGGATAAAAAAGATAAGGGAATTATCTTTACGAATCTTGTAGATTTCGACATGCTCTGGGGCCATCGAAATAATCCGGAGGGTTATGCTAAGGGATTAGAAGATGTTGATAAACGAATTCCGGAAATCATCGAGAACCTAAAGCCAAATGACATCCTTATATTTACCGCGGACCACGGATGCGATCCAACGACCCCAAATACCGATCACTCCAGAGAATACGTTCCATTACTTGTTTATGGAGAAAGAATTAAACCGGGAGTTAATCTTGGTATTAGAAAGTCTTTCTCCGATTTAGGGAAGACCGTAGCTGAACTTATGGGTTTTAAGGCACTGGTTGAAGGAGAAAGTTTTGCTGAAATAATAGTGATTTAG
- the xerD gene encoding site-specific tyrosine recombinase XerD: protein MKELLRNYLNYLSVEKGLAKNSIEAYKRDLTNYLEFLKKKNISSADKIDYQIILDYLTKLKKKGLAASTISRNVAAIKTFHKFLVQEGVTENFPTVNLKFPKVPRKLPRVFSVDEIINLLNQPNGVTPAGLRDKAILEFLYGAGIRVSELVSLNVEDIDFESGYIRVFGKGSKERIVPIGSYALESVSNYIKNGRIKMTKGRYGSALFLNQRGGRLTRQGCWKLLNKYAGQAGLKNIHPHSLRHSFATNLLQAGADLRSVQEMLGHADISTTQIYTHVSREHLKEVYMMNHPRARKK, encoded by the coding sequence ATGAAAGAACTATTAAGAAATTATTTAAATTATCTAAGTGTCGAAAAAGGTTTAGCAAAGAATTCAATTGAGGCTTACAAAAGAGATTTAACAAATTATCTTGAGTTTCTTAAGAAAAAAAACATTAGCTCGGCCGATAAAATAGATTATCAAATCATTTTGGATTACCTAACTAAACTTAAAAAAAAAGGTTTAGCTGCTAGCACAATATCTCGAAACGTGGCGGCAATAAAAACATTTCACAAGTTTTTGGTTCAAGAAGGGGTAACGGAAAATTTTCCCACTGTAAATCTTAAATTTCCTAAAGTTCCCCGAAAACTTCCAAGGGTATTTTCAGTTGACGAAATAATAAATTTACTCAATCAGCCGAATGGTGTCACTCCGGCCGGGCTAAGAGATAAAGCAATTTTAGAGTTTCTTTATGGTGCGGGAATTAGGGTATCTGAGCTGGTTTCTTTAAACGTTGAAGATATAGATTTTGAGTCCGGTTATATTCGTGTTTTTGGGAAAGGCTCCAAAGAACGCATTGTGCCGATAGGTTCTTATGCCTTAGAGTCTGTTTCTAATTATATAAAAAACGGCAGGATAAAGATGACAAAAGGACGTTACGGCAGCGCGCTTTTTCTAAATCAACGGGGCGGGAGATTGACCCGGCAAGGTTGTTGGAAGCTCTTGAATAAATATGCCGGACAAGCCGGTTTGAAGAACATTCATCCTCATTCACTGCGTCACTCCTTTGCAACTAACTTATTACAAGCAGGAGCCGATTTGCGTTCCGTTCAGGAGATGCTTGGCCATGCGGATATATCAACCACTCAAATCTATACCCATGTGAGCCGGGAACATTTGAAAGAAGTCTATATGATGAATCATCCGAGAGCGAGGAAGAAATAA